Below is a genomic region from Culicoides brevitarsis isolate CSIRO-B50_1 chromosome 2, AGI_CSIRO_Cbre_v1, whole genome shotgun sequence.
CACGCCTTTCAGCTTGGTTGTCAGAATCTGAATGCCGTTTTTCttctatattttattgaacGCATTATACTTTATGGTTGCTTTAATTGGTTTTATTTAAGAACAGTTTAGCAACGTTAACgtctaaaaaacaaaatctaaaaaaaattaaatcacgtTCTCTTAGTTTGTAGAAAAACTGCATATGTGTGATTTATTCTACTAacccttcaattttttcttttaatgaaatcTCACCTTTTCTCTCCCCTTCCTAGTCATTTCCTCGTTTCTCCACCAATGTAACGTTGGACCCTCTTTTTCATTACTTGGCACCGAAAAATCCATTACGACTGTCTATCATAAGCACATGAAATTATGACTGGTATCTTTTCCTCCTTGCTCTCCTTGCATGTACGAAGATAAGCCTAGCTACAAAATATCTCATGAAAAAGGTCCTTTCTaatacaaacacacaaaataaatgtataaaataataatcataatgtcGGTCCTTACACatgcacaaacaaacaactttcCAAGCTGAGAGCCATGCATTATATTGTTATTGCTCCATGCAAAAATGGTGATAATCTATGGCTCTCCTTaggtcaataaattttaatggagaTTCAAGACACTTTGTcctttgcgttttttttctacttcttttttctttgtctttcAGTGTCTGGAGCAGTGAGAGGGGGAGCATCGCATCAGTGTCAAaacttatttatatttatttgtccAACAAGTGACAAGAAAATGAGTGGACGAGCCATTTTATCCAGTTGACATGACAAAGGGAAACGATAATGTGTAAGGATTTATCGAGTTAAAGGGATAATTAAGGGTCATGTCATAATAGTTATGTCGTCGTTCGTCGAGCAACAGATGCTTGTAACTCGTAACGCAGCACATGGGactgaataaacaaaaacttaataaattaaactaaaattttagtttagatTTTTCTCGAGTGTTATAATTATCCTCAGTCATGTGCCTTGCAAGCACAGATgagaaaagttcaaaatccttaattgaatcaaaacaCTCGAATCCACACTCCATCAAACatttaaaagcaaacaaacTTTCTCCGTTGAGCTTTTGTGTTCATTGGAACAGAATGGTTTTCATAACATTTGTTACTTTCGCCACATACCCAGAATGCAAAACAGGCTCCGAAAAAAAGGGTTTTTACAATTATACAAAGCACACAATGCCTTTGGGCATCAAGTTTTTTGCTTGctttcatcatcataataattttaatatatttttgtttccatTTTCCCCTTTTTTCAGTACGACGACCAGCAAAATAATTAcacaaataaacataaaaccacaaaacgacaaacaaagtctctttctctctctcttttacactgaaaatttgaaaccaAACTAGAAACTAGACAAGATtttcaattaactttaaaaataagattatgaccaaaaagtcttttgaagaaatttttttcaacagaaaattcgacaaaatgggatttgttgaagaaattttgtgtgaaaaggaaaaactttaaCAAACATCACAAATAAGGAGACCTTCTGGCTTAAAATAACGACATGCTTACCTTTTCTTATCTGACGGagaaaatcgcaaaatttgtttgttcctGTTTGTACCTAGAAGGAGCGTTGAGGAAAAGTCCTTTAATTTTGGCCTAAAGCTTGTCTTTTGATTGGTATCAAAGTGAAGTAACTAAAATTCAATCTTCCTTTTGTGAATTACGACAAAAGTTGATCATTTGTTGAACTTGCGGGTATGGAAGTGGGAattaatttgttgttatttgatGCTATTTTCTGtggtatattaaaaaaataattaatttaatggatttttttgtattctgaaggttttttgaatggatttttaaacgtttattttttcaaaatttaatttaattttttttattttatttttttttattttaatattattttttttttttgttatttctttatttatttttttttattaattattttatgaaaagttttttataaaaaaaatataaaaaaaactagaccagaaattaaaattttatgcaatatttataacgagaaaaaaattttcataacctaaaaattatttaaactgcaacttacaaaaaaaaaaacattttcaaacaaatcctttaaaaatgatgaaattcttttttttaataaacccGAAAAAGCGCAAACAAAGCCTGAAACAGGCAAACACTCACAAATATCGAGATGaacaagcaaattttttttaatttacttttattcttGTGCAAGCACGATGGTCGAACGAGAGACACATTCCCACACAAAACcccatgaatttttattttatataatattgaacatttttttggcagCCAGTCGTATGGCAACAAAAGGTGTGtcatttcatgtaaaaaattccTACCTTTTGCCAGAGATTTTTGCTTCGacgacgtaaaaaaaaagaatagtcGCTCGGATCAACGTCCTTTCACCTCCTGACTCCAATAACGTATGCAAattaaaacattcaaaaatcatGTGTCTCTTCACCCACTCGGCAACATCGACAGCAGCAgccaaaaaagcaattttattataatataaaatgtacAAGGGAACACGAGAGCAACGAggaaaggtaagaaaaataaaatagtttgttTCAGCTGTTACATCGACGACAACGATGACGATGTTTATCCATAAAAAAGAGATGATATCGAATTTCTAGAAGGAAATACGTTTGTTTGTTGTGTGGTTTGTCcccttttttcatcattttttgccgATTTTGCCATAAATCCAGTCCAAGTAGAAGGCAACGCGAGTAAATCCGTACGGATGTGGCTTTCTTGTGCAATTATTGGGACCCCAACTTGTGATGCCAACTAACAAATTTGTGCCCTCGACCACTAATGGACCTCCCGAGTCGCCATTGCACGTTGCCCCAAGCGGATGCAGCGATGTTGACTCAACACACATAATCCCTTCGttcaatttaaatgatttataaAGAATTTCATCTAAAGTTGCTTGACATTCATCCAGGGAAATGGTTTTCATGTCGACAAATAACAAATCGTTCGATTGATATCCATCATCAGTCAATCCCCATccaattgttgtaaaaaatttcgaagctATTTCAGCTTCATCGGAAATTTGAGAAAGTTTGACGGCTTGAATTGTCTTTCCAAATTCCAGAGGCttggaaaattctaaaattgcgatgtcattgaagaaaatttgaccattaaatgagaaattttcatgcaACATGACTTTCTTAGCTGTCCGATGAACCCAATTTTGGTTATTTTCGACGCGAGTTTGGCCAAACATGAGGacgaacttttgaaaaaagtgaaattttccgCGATAATCTAAAAATGTGACGCAATGACCAGCGGTTAGTACATGATTTTCggttaaaactataaaataaaacaaatttttaaataaattttcataaaaactacGGAAAAGCTGTTACCTGAGCCGCCACATTTGTAATTGATGAGCACGATGAATGGAAATTGTCCTTCAAAAGCCTTTTTTCCGCCAATAATGCGATGATGCCCatgaattttagcaaaaattgcatgaaaatttattaaaatgaagaaaaatatcaagaatcTATTCATATTCGAGTTCGGTAAATTACTAAATTAGACGATTACGTGAAATAATTCAATCAGTCTcactaattttcttttttatccaATCCACAAAGTTATAAACGTACGTAAAACCCGCAACAAATGGTGGTTCTGTGCATCTACCGGGTGACCAACTTGCGAttcccatcaaaatttgcgtGCTATTCAACACTAATGGGCTTCCAGAGTCTCCTGGACAAATACCTCGTGATTTTTTCCCCGGCGGAATGACACAAAATGAGTTTTTGTCGAGCGTAAATGGGATCcgaattttttcatcgattattttttgacatttttcccgCAAAATTCCTTTCAAGGGCACAAAAAGCAAGTCATCCGATTCGCGTCGTCTTTCAGTGATGCCCCATCCAACAGCAGTAAACATCTCTGAACTATAATATCGATCATTATACGAAGGAAGTTGCACCGGTTGAATTGTTGAACTAAAAGTTAGAGGCTCATGAAGCACCAGAATGGCAATATCATACTCCGCAGGACCGGAAAACTCGTGAGAATATTCCTCGTGAATGATGAAATGCGTTGAAAGTCGCACAATCCAGTCAGAGTTCTTGGCACGATTTGTTTGACCGAAAAAGAGAGTTATTGTTGTGTCAATCGATTCATAATGGGCGATGCAGTTACCAGCGGTAATGACGTGTTTTGTGgtaagaactaaaaaaatacttttaaagtttaaaattttagcaaaaaattaaccaacCTGCTCCGCCACAGTAACTAGCGTCGGGTTTAACAACGAGAACCATAAATGGAAATTGACCCAATGCAGCTCGATTGCCGTAATAGATGAAAGGAGATAGATCATCGTTGACTTCTGAGCCTTCACAAATCACTTgatagatgaaaaatttgacaaaaaacaaaaatttcgtctTAATCAACATTTTAGATCAGATGTTATTGCAGGAAAACTGTTGGTAATTGTGATAacgtttcattgaaattttgaaataatttcaaatcaatAATTGATTAATCTTGGAAATTATTTCCAATATTAATGAAATCTAGCAGAATTTTAACAAGCtgcagagaaaaataaatcaataattcaGAAGTTGAAATAAACTTGGAgtgaaattattagaaaaatcttaaaataaaaaaaaaactaattttatttcaaatgtgattgcattatttttattaaaaaagactaaatctattaaattttatttttaacgaaaaataataattaatcaaaattttatttttaatcaataatacTTTTTGTTTGTGATTAATAGGAAATCTCCACAAATACTTCGAAATCTTAGTTCGTAATGAAAATTCAAGGAATTCATTTTATTGATAGCA
It encodes:
- the LOC134828639 gene encoding trypsin-7-like, translated to MLIKTKFLFFVKFFIYQVICEGSEVNDDLSPFIYYGNRAALGQFPFMVLVVKPDASYCGGAVLTTKHVITAGNCIAHYESIDTTITLFFGQTNRAKNSDWIVRLSTHFIIHEEYSHEFSGPAEYDIAILVLHEPLTFSSTIQPVQLPSYNDRYYSSEMFTAVGWGITERRRESDDLLFVPLKGILREKCQKIIDEKIRIPFTLDKNSFCVIPPGKKSRGICPGDSGSPLVLNSTQILMGIASWSPGRCTEPPFVAGFTYVYNFVDWIKKKISETD
- the LOC134828638 gene encoding trypsin-1-like translates to MNRFLIFFFILINFHAIFAKIHGHHRIIGGKKAFEGQFPFIVLINYKCGGSVLTENHVLTAGHCVTFLDYRGKFHFFQKFVLMFGQTRVENNQNWVHRTAKKVMLHENFSFNGQIFFNDIAILEFSKPLEFGKTIQAVKLSQISDEAEIASKFFTTIGWGLTDDGYQSNDLLFVDMKTISLDECQATLDEILYKSFKLNEGIMCVESTSLHPLGATCNGDSGGPLVVEGTNLLVGITSWGPNNCTRKPHPYGFTRVAFYLDWIYGKIGKK